In Mytilus trossulus isolate FHL-02 chromosome 14, PNRI_Mtr1.1.1.hap1, whole genome shotgun sequence, a genomic segment contains:
- the LOC134695583 gene encoding uncharacterized protein LOC134695583, producing the protein MNSHVFLKLGVAYKANLKHIVPIIIFSVVFSGIFTMSNSAPIKGGPLPNGFSFHSSRNMSDILVPEEMDIKNEYLFLHANNNMWLEILKDGTVKANTCPTKYGALESGSHSAKLTSNGNMADAKEVADNAAVYLRGVEAGKYLCVRSTGEVYASTEYNNTDCAFIQKPQFETTGGKYHYFKHLHHFSKYKRRSLRFKNGKRRKHHTVRFQLGFTKNGTVFVVQKHYERKEKHKPMLSINRVMKEMPSNSTCANQTNPPKKPKRRFKFCRKVWKNYFRSSIKDIKRFRKYNCWDKLRQMRKQNPTITSDTG; encoded by the exons ATGAACTCGCATGTCTTTCTAAAACTCGGAGTAGCATATAAGGCAAACTTGAAACATATCGTACCAATTATCATATTTAGTGTTGTATTTTCTGGAATATTTACCATGTCAAATAGTGCTCCTATTAAAGGTGGACCTTTACCTAATGGGTTTTCTTTTCATTCAAGTAGAAATATGTCGGACATTTTAGTTCCAGAAGAAATGGacataaaaaacgaatatttatttttacatgcaAATAACAATATGTGgttagaaattttaaaagatggaaCAGTGAAAGCTAACACATGTCCAACCAAATACG gtGCTTTAGAAAGTGGCAGTCATTCCGCTAAATTAACAAGTAATGGTAACATGGCTGATGCGAAAGAAGTGGCAGATAATGCCGCTGTGTATCTTAGAGGTGTCGAAGCGGGGAAATACTTGTGTGTTAGAAGTACCGGAGAGGTGTATGCG tctacAGAATACAACAACACTGATTGTGCTTTTATACAGAAACCACAGTTTGAAACAACTGGCGGGAAATATCATTATTTCAAACATCTACACCATTTTAGTAAATATAAAAGACGATCGCTACGTTTTAAAAACGGGAAAAGGAGAAAACATCATACAGTGCGGTTTCAATTAGGGTTTACGAAGAATGGAACAGTGTTCGTTGTTCAAAAACACTAtgaaaggaaagaaaaacacaaaccaATGTTGAGTATAAACAGAGTGATGAAAGAAATGCCATCAAACTCTACTTGTGCAAATCAAACTAATCCTccaaaaaaacccaaaagaCGTTTTAAATTCTGTCGGAAAGTGTGGAAAAACTATTTTAGGTCTTCTATAAAGGATATAAAGCGATTTAGAAAATACAATTGTTGGGACAAATTACGacaaatgagaaaacaaaatcCCACGATTACTAGTGATACTGGGTGA